The following proteins come from a genomic window of Burkholderia stabilis:
- a CDS encoding flagellin, which produces MLGINSNINSLVAQQNLNGSQNALSQAITRLSSGKRINSAADDAAGLAISTRMQTQINGLNQGVSNANDGVSMIQTASSALSSLTNSLQRIRQLAVQASTGTMSTTDQAALQQEVAQQIQEVNRIASQTTYNGTNILNGNAGIVSFQVGANVGQTISLDLSQSMSAAQIGGGLVQKGQTVGTVTGLSLDNTGVYTSAAGSVAITAINVLSDGKGGYTFTDQNGGAISQTVAQTVFGTGATGGTGAAVGALALSASAASAGNTSAAALTAINNAIAQINAVNKPATVSGLDISTVSGANVAMVSIDNALQTVNNVQAQLGAAQNRFTAIATSQQAESTDLSSAQSQITDANFAQETANMSKNQVLQQAGISVLAQANSLPQQVLKLLQ; this is translated from the coding sequence ATGCTCGGAATTAACAGCAACATCAACTCGCTGGTTGCACAGCAGAACCTCAACGGCTCGCAAAACGCCCTGTCGCAGGCAATCACCCGCCTGTCGTCGGGCAAGCGCATCAACAGCGCAGCGGACGACGCTGCCGGCCTCGCGATCTCGACGCGGATGCAAACGCAGATCAACGGCCTGAACCAGGGCGTGTCGAACGCGAACGACGGCGTGTCGATGATTCAAACGGCATCGAGCGCACTGTCGTCGCTGACGAACAGCCTGCAGCGTATCCGCCAGCTGGCCGTCCAGGCGTCGACGGGCACGATGTCCACGACCGACCAGGCCGCACTGCAGCAAGAAGTTGCGCAACAGATCCAGGAAGTGAACCGTATCGCGTCGCAAACGACGTACAACGGCACGAACATCCTGAACGGCAACGCAGGCATCGTGTCGTTCCAGGTTGGCGCAAACGTCGGCCAGACGATCTCGCTGGACCTGAGCCAAAGCATGTCGGCCGCGCAAATCGGCGGCGGCCTGGTGCAGAAGGGCCAGACGGTCGGCACGGTGACGGGCCTGAGCCTCGACAACACCGGCGTGTACACGTCGGCGGCGGGCAGCGTTGCGATTACCGCGATCAACGTGCTGTCGGACGGTAAGGGTGGTTACACGTTCACCGACCAAAACGGCGGCGCCATCTCGCAAACCGTTGCCCAGACCGTGTTCGGCACCGGCGCAACGGGCGGCACGGGCGCCGCAGTCGGTGCACTGGCGCTCTCGGCGAGCGCAGCCAGCGCGGGCAACACGTCGGCGGCGGCGCTCACCGCGATCAACAACGCCATTGCGCAGATCAACGCCGTCAACAAGCCGGCAACCGTGTCGGGCCTCGACATCAGCACGGTCAGCGGTGCGAACGTCGCGATGGTGTCGATCGACAACGCGCTGCAAACGGTGAACAACGTGCAGGCGCAGCTCGGTGCGGCACAAAACCGCTTCACGGCAATCGCCACGTCGCAGCAGGCAGAATCGACCGACCTGTCGTCGGCACAGTCGCAGATCACCGACGCGAACTTCGCGCAGGAAACCGCGAACATGTCGAAAAACCAGGTGCTGCAGCAAGCAGGCATCTCGGTGCTCGCACAGGCGAACTCGCTGCCGCAGCAGGTCCTGAAGCTCCTGCAGTAA
- a CDS encoding DUF2958 domain-containing protein, whose translation MNNALITDEQRIVLLANGRESLENPDFDPAPVVKLFTPDAGATWLLTEIDPDDHDHAFGLCDLGLGMPEIGWVSLGELATVRGRLGLPIERDLSFRAEKRLSAYARDARLVGRVVV comes from the coding sequence ATGAACAACGCACTCATCACTGACGAGCAGCGCATCGTGCTGCTGGCCAACGGCCGCGAATCCTTGGAGAACCCGGACTTCGATCCGGCACCCGTCGTCAAGCTGTTCACGCCGGATGCCGGCGCGACCTGGCTGCTGACCGAGATTGATCCCGATGACCACGACCACGCCTTTGGTCTTTGCGACCTGGGCCTGGGGATGCCGGAAATCGGCTGGGTCAGCCTGGGCGAGCTGGCGACCGTGCGCGGCAGGCTGGGCCTGCCGATCGAGCGCGACCTGTCTTTCCGCGCCGAGAAGCGGTTGAGCGCCTACGCGCGCGATGCCCGGTTGGTCGGGCGTGTCGTCGTCTGA
- the rpsU gene encoding 30S ribosomal protein S21 encodes MTTILLKENEPFEVAIRRFRRAIEKNGLIAELRERQSYEKPTAVRKRKKAAAVKRLHKRLRSQMLPKKLH; translated from the coding sequence ATGACGACGATTCTTCTGAAAGAAAACGAGCCGTTCGAAGTGGCGATTCGCCGCTTTCGTCGCGCTATCGAAAAAAACGGCCTGATCGCTGAACTGCGTGAACGCCAGTCTTACGAAAAGCCGACCGCAGTCCGCAAGCGCAAGAAGGCAGCAGCCGTCAAGCGCCTGCACAAGCGCCTGCGCAGCCAGATGCTGCCGAAGAAGCTCCACTAA
- a CDS encoding PDDEXK nuclease domain-containing protein — translation MNTRRSSAASSAAPSALLGDIRALIEAARKRAASTVNSELTMLYWRIGQRIRTHVLDGRRGAYGKEVLPTLAAQLVKEYGGSFAEQNLRRMVQFAATFPDEQILVSLIRELSWTHFIALIPLKDPLQRDYYAQMASAERWSVRTLRERIDSMLYERTALSQKPGETIAHELATMRDAQRMSPALVMRDPYILDFLGLRDTWQEGDLEAAIIREMESFLLELGAGFSFVARQKRIQIDGEDFHLDLLFYNRKLRRLVAVELKVGEFKAAFKGQMELYLRWLDKHEREPEEASPLGIILCTGKKREQIELLELDKSGIHVAEYLTALPPRGVLVERLQQATQRAQLQLEQRKTDNE, via the coding sequence ATGAACACGCGCCGGTCATCCGCAGCATCGTCCGCAGCGCCTTCGGCGCTGCTGGGCGACATTCGGGCACTGATCGAGGCGGCGCGCAAGCGCGCCGCCTCGACGGTGAATAGCGAGCTGACGATGCTCTACTGGCGCATCGGCCAGCGCATCCGCACGCACGTCTTGGACGGACGCCGGGGCGCCTACGGCAAGGAAGTCCTGCCCACCCTGGCGGCGCAGTTGGTGAAGGAGTACGGCGGCAGTTTTGCCGAGCAGAACCTGCGCCGCATGGTGCAGTTCGCGGCCACCTTCCCCGACGAGCAGATTCTCGTATCACTGATACGAGAATTGAGCTGGACGCACTTCATCGCCCTGATCCCGCTGAAAGACCCGCTCCAGCGGGACTATTACGCGCAGATGGCGAGCGCCGAACGCTGGAGCGTCCGGACGCTGCGCGAGCGCATCGACTCGATGCTGTACGAGCGCACGGCGCTGTCTCAAAAGCCGGGCGAGACGATCGCGCACGAGCTGGCGACGATGCGCGATGCGCAGCGCATGTCGCCCGCCCTGGTCATGCGCGACCCGTACATCCTCGACTTCCTGGGGCTGCGGGACACTTGGCAGGAAGGCGACTTGGAGGCGGCGATCATCCGCGAAATGGAGTCGTTCTTGTTGGAGCTGGGCGCGGGTTTCAGCTTCGTGGCCCGGCAGAAGCGCATCCAGATCGACGGCGAGGATTTCCACCTCGACCTGCTGTTTTACAACCGCAAGCTGCGGCGGCTGGTGGCAGTGGAGTTGAAGGTCGGCGAGTTCAAGGCAGCTTTCAAGGGACAGATGGAGCTTTATCTTCGCTGGCTGGACAAGCACGAACGGGAGCCGGAGGAAGCCTCGCCGCTGGGGATCATCCTTTGCACCGGCAAGAAGCGCGAGCAGATCGAATTGCTGGAGTTGGACAAGTCGGGCATCCACGTCGCCGAGTACCTGACCGCCTTGCCGCCGAGGGGCGTGCTGGTGGAGCGGCTGCAACAAGCAACGCAACGGGCGCAGTTGCAGCTCGAGCAGCGCAAGACCGACAACGAATAG
- a CDS encoding MFS transporter: protein MLSVLKNRTYRHLFAAQVIALVGTGLMTVALGLLAYDLAGANAGAVLGTALAIKMLAYVGVAPVAQAFADRLPRRSLLVALDLVRASVALCLPFVSEIWQIYLLIFVLQAASAGFTPTFQATIPDILPDEDEYTKALSLSRLAYDLESLISPMLAAALLTVISFHNLFAGTVLGFLVSAALVVSVRLPTTVPGPCRGIWDRTTRGTRIYLATPRLRGLLAISLAVAAAGSMVIVNTVVIVKARFGLGESEVAWALAAFGGGSMVAAFALPRLLDKIADRPVMIAGATMLVVGTAAGAMIPTYAVLVVIWLVVGFGYSVAQTPSGRLLRRSAHPEDRPAVFAAQFALSHACWLICYPLAGRFGAAFGLQSTFIIMSLIGLVGVGLALWLWPASDSSDIAHDHLPPDHPHLREQADRGGHRHPMIVDDLHRDWARI, encoded by the coding sequence ATGCTCTCCGTCCTGAAGAACCGTACCTATCGTCACCTGTTCGCCGCTCAGGTGATTGCGCTTGTCGGCACCGGCCTGATGACGGTGGCCCTTGGCCTGCTTGCCTACGATCTGGCCGGGGCGAATGCCGGCGCGGTACTCGGGACGGCACTCGCAATCAAGATGCTGGCCTATGTCGGAGTCGCCCCGGTCGCGCAGGCGTTCGCCGACCGGCTGCCGCGACGGTCGTTGCTCGTTGCCCTTGACCTAGTACGAGCATCCGTTGCGCTCTGCCTGCCCTTTGTCAGCGAAATCTGGCAAATCTATCTGCTGATCTTCGTCTTGCAGGCGGCGTCCGCAGGCTTCACGCCGACCTTTCAAGCCACTATCCCGGACATCCTTCCCGACGAAGACGAGTACACGAAAGCACTGTCGCTTTCCCGGCTGGCCTACGATTTGGAAAGCCTGATTTCCCCGATGCTGGCCGCCGCGCTACTGACGGTCATCAGCTTCCACAACCTGTTTGCCGGAACGGTTCTCGGCTTCCTCGTGTCAGCCGCGCTTGTGGTCAGCGTGAGGCTTCCCACAACCGTTCCCGGCCCGTGTCGTGGCATATGGGATCGTACTACGCGGGGCACGCGCATTTACCTCGCCACGCCGCGCCTTCGGGGTCTGCTGGCGATCAGCCTCGCTGTGGCAGCAGCGGGGTCAATGGTGATCGTGAACACGGTGGTCATCGTGAAGGCACGCTTTGGCCTGGGCGAATCCGAGGTAGCGTGGGCGCTGGCGGCCTTCGGAGGCGGGTCGATGGTTGCGGCCTTCGCGCTGCCTCGCCTGCTCGACAAGATTGCTGATCGACCTGTCATGATTGCGGGAGCGACGATGCTGGTTGTGGGAACGGCAGCCGGGGCAATGATTCCGACCTATGCCGTTCTGGTGGTGATCTGGTTGGTGGTCGGCTTCGGCTACAGCGTGGCGCAAACACCTTCCGGCCGGCTGTTGCGCCGCTCCGCTCATCCCGAGGATCGCCCCGCGGTCTTTGCCGCGCAATTCGCCCTGTCCCATGCGTGTTGGCTCATTTGCTATCCCTTGGCCGGTCGCTTCGGCGCTGCCTTTGGGCTGCAATCGACCTTCATCATCATGTCGCTGATTGGTCTTGTCGGAGTGGGACTGGCGCTGTGGCTCTGGCCCGCTAGTGATTCTTCCGACATCGCCCACGATCATCTACCGCCAGATCATCCTCACTTGCGCGAACAAGCAGACCGAGGCGGGCACCGTCATCCCATGATCGTTGACGATCTGCACCGGGACTGGGCGCGCATTTAA
- the fliD gene encoding flagellar filament capping protein FliD — MSTINPAVTAANSSANSALQQAAQSIISGSTGNSSMDVNSLVTALVNAKTAGQTAALSAQQASDNTQISAFGALSAALSALQASLTTLSNGALQNTFTATASGTGVTATAGAGAVAGSYSLGVTQIATSQSLSSAAFGASTALGTGTMKLSLGSQSFTVDVNGANNTLSGIAAAINNTAGNPGIVASVVNGTDGAHLVLSSTPTGAANAISVSLSNVAGDNGLSSLGVTSTPSTTGGQSTVTSANGSAAWKQSTAAQDAAFTINGIAGTSASNAVSSAITGVTLNLTSAAVTAGQPQTLTVAADTKSQAAAINNFATLYNTLVTTMGSLSSFTSGASSQGPLLGDSTLNTIKNALASIVASGVSGTGSTVNLASIGVTLQADGTLQVDNTALNGALQSNPSGVATLFNSKTGIGQQLTTNITNYTQTNGLIAARTTALNNDLKSVTQQQSNLSNYVAQLTTQYQAQFTALNTLMATMNSNSQYLTQLFGGANSAGAMSNNKS, encoded by the coding sequence ATGTCGACGATCAATCCCGCCGTCACCGCCGCCAATAGCTCGGCCAACAGCGCGCTGCAACAGGCTGCCCAATCGATCATCAGCGGATCGACCGGCAACTCGTCGATGGACGTCAACTCGCTCGTGACGGCGCTCGTCAATGCGAAGACCGCCGGTCAGACCGCCGCGCTCAGCGCGCAGCAGGCCAGCGACAACACCCAGATTTCCGCGTTCGGCGCCCTTTCGGCCGCGCTGAGCGCACTGCAGGCCAGCCTCACGACGCTGTCGAACGGCGCGCTGCAGAACACCTTCACCGCCACCGCGAGCGGCACCGGCGTCACCGCGACCGCAGGCGCGGGCGCTGTCGCAGGCAGCTATTCGCTCGGCGTCACGCAGATCGCGACGTCGCAATCGTTGTCGTCGGCCGCCTTCGGCGCGTCGACCGCGCTCGGCACCGGCACGATGAAGCTGTCGCTCGGCAGCCAGTCGTTCACGGTCGACGTGAACGGCGCGAACAACACGCTGTCCGGCATCGCCGCCGCGATCAACAACACGGCCGGCAATCCCGGCATCGTCGCGTCGGTCGTCAACGGCACCGACGGCGCGCACCTCGTGCTCAGCTCGACGCCGACCGGCGCGGCGAACGCGATCAGCGTCTCGCTCAGCAACGTGGCCGGCGACAACGGCCTGTCCAGCCTCGGCGTCACGTCGACGCCCAGCACGACGGGCGGCCAGTCGACGGTCACGTCCGCGAACGGCAGCGCCGCGTGGAAGCAGAGCACGGCCGCGCAGGACGCCGCGTTCACGATCAACGGCATCGCCGGCACGAGCGCGAGCAACGCCGTCTCGAGCGCGATCACCGGCGTCACGCTGAACCTCACTTCGGCCGCCGTCACCGCAGGCCAGCCGCAGACGCTGACGGTCGCGGCCGACACCAAATCCCAGGCGGCCGCGATCAACAACTTCGCGACGCTGTACAACACGCTCGTCACGACGATGGGCTCGCTGTCGAGCTTCACGTCCGGCGCATCGTCGCAAGGCCCGCTGCTCGGCGACTCGACGCTGAACACGATCAAGAACGCACTCGCGTCGATCGTCGCCAGCGGCGTGAGCGGCACCGGCTCGACGGTCAACCTCGCGTCGATCGGCGTCACGCTGCAGGCCGACGGCACGCTGCAGGTCGACAACACGGCGCTCAATGGCGCGCTGCAGAGCAACCCGTCCGGCGTGGCGACGCTGTTCAACTCCAAGACCGGGATCGGTCAGCAGCTGACGACCAACATCACGAATTACACGCAGACGAACGGCCTGATCGCCGCGCGCACGACGGCGCTCAACAACGACCTGAAGAGCGTGACGCAGCAACAGTCGAACCTGTCGAACTACGTCGCGCAGCTCACCACGCAGTACCAGGCCCAGTTCACCGCGCTCAACACGCTGATGGCGACCATGAACAGCAATTCCCAGTACCTGACGCAGCTGTTCGGCGGCGCGAACAGCGCCGGCGCGATGTCGAACAACAAGAGCTGA
- a CDS encoding metal-sensing transcriptional repressor: MNATHKHSTHPDLVKRLKRADGHLRHVIGMIESGESCLDIARQLAAVESAVTAAKRVLIHDHIDHCLAHDEDSVLTEMKALTKLL, translated from the coding sequence ATGAACGCGACACACAAGCACTCAACCCATCCCGATCTCGTGAAGCGGCTGAAACGCGCCGATGGTCATCTTCGGCACGTCATAGGGATGATCGAAAGTGGCGAATCCTGTCTCGACATCGCCCGCCAGCTCGCGGCGGTGGAAAGCGCGGTGACGGCCGCAAAGCGCGTCCTGATCCACGACCACATCGACCATTGCCTGGCCCATGACGAAGACTCCGTTTTGACCGAAATGAAGGCACTGACCAAACTGCTCTGA
- a CDS encoding flagellar protein FliT yields MEQTELIAQIDALTNAIEHAAAMADWDEAVRLVDARWTLVASLAADQPPAGIAAIRRMQASNDRIFTDAQRAQQELTDEYQAAMSRVQAVGQYQNIANR; encoded by the coding sequence ATGGAACAGACCGAACTGATTGCGCAAATCGACGCACTCACCAATGCGATCGAACATGCGGCCGCGATGGCCGACTGGGACGAGGCGGTGCGCCTCGTCGACGCGCGCTGGACGCTCGTCGCGTCGCTCGCGGCCGACCAGCCGCCCGCCGGCATCGCCGCGATCCGCCGCATGCAGGCCAGCAACGACCGCATCTTCACCGACGCGCAACGCGCGCAGCAGGAACTGACCGACGAATATCAGGCGGCGATGAGCCGCGTACAGGCCGTCGGCCAGTACCAGAACATCGCGAACCGCTGA
- a CDS encoding tyrosine-type recombinase/integrase, giving the protein MAKIKLTKTAVESAQPQAKDVELRDTVVPGFLCKITPTGRRVFMLQYRTNSGQPRKPSLGLYGELTVEQARVKAQDWLAEVRRGGDPGGAKAEARKAPTMAELCKKFMEDYSKKRNKPSTQDGYQGVIDRNIIPLLGRKKVHDVKRPDIAGLMEKLAYKPTEANKTFGVLRKMFNLAEVWGYRPDGTNPCRHVPMYPPGKETRLIVDEEMVRIFRQLEKLEAEGLENYVIPLAIRLQFEFAARRSEICPLEWSWLDFENRRVVWPDSKVGGISKPMSEEAYRLLSTAPRREGCPYVLPSPNDPAKHLTFGEHYGGWCRVLKAAGVPHVGTHGIRHRSTTDIANSGVPTKVGMKLTGHKTVAMFMHYVHTEDKPVRDAAELVASRRQAITGARQLAEAAA; this is encoded by the coding sequence ATGGCAAAGATCAAGCTCACCAAGACCGCCGTGGAGTCGGCCCAACCCCAGGCCAAGGATGTTGAACTGCGAGATACCGTGGTGCCCGGCTTCCTGTGCAAGATTACCCCGACCGGCCGCCGGGTGTTCATGCTCCAGTACCGCACGAACTCCGGCCAGCCCCGCAAGCCCTCGCTGGGGCTGTACGGGGAGCTGACCGTCGAACAGGCACGAGTCAAGGCACAGGACTGGCTGGCCGAGGTTCGCCGGGGCGGCGACCCCGGCGGCGCCAAGGCCGAGGCGCGCAAGGCGCCCACGATGGCCGAGTTGTGCAAGAAGTTCATGGAGGACTACTCCAAGAAGCGCAACAAGCCCAGCACGCAGGACGGCTATCAGGGCGTCATAGACCGCAACATCATCCCGCTGCTGGGCCGCAAGAAGGTGCATGACGTGAAGCGGCCCGACATTGCCGGGCTGATGGAGAAACTGGCCTACAAGCCGACCGAGGCGAACAAGACCTTCGGCGTGCTGCGCAAGATGTTCAACCTGGCCGAAGTGTGGGGCTACCGCCCGGACGGCACGAACCCGTGCCGCCACGTCCCCATGTACCCGCCGGGCAAGGAAACCCGGCTCATCGTGGACGAGGAAATGGTGCGGATCTTCCGCCAGTTGGAGAAGCTGGAGGCGGAGGGGCTGGAGAACTACGTCATCCCGCTGGCGATCCGCCTGCAATTCGAGTTCGCCGCCCGGCGCTCCGAAATCTGCCCGCTCGAATGGAGCTGGCTGGACTTCGAGAACCGGCGCGTGGTGTGGCCCGACAGCAAGGTCGGCGGCATTTCCAAGCCCATGAGCGAGGAAGCCTATCGGCTGCTTTCGACGGCGCCGCGCCGGGAGGGCTGCCCCTACGTCCTGCCATCGCCGAACGACCCGGCCAAGCACCTGACCTTTGGCGAGCACTATGGCGGCTGGTGCCGGGTGCTCAAGGCCGCCGGCGTCCCGCACGTCGGCACGCACGGCATCCGCCATCGCTCGACCACCGACATTGCCAATTCGGGCGTGCCGACCAAAGTGGGCATGAAGCTGACGGGCCACAAGACCGTGGCGATGTTCATGCACTACGTCCACACCGAGGACAAGCCGGTGCGCGATGCGGCCGAGCTGGTGGCCAGCCGCCGCCAAGCCATCACGGGTGCGCGCCAGCTTGCGGAGGCGGCGGCATGA
- a CDS encoding TonB-dependent siderophore receptor: MIASLARPPVPPRRLAAVFACFAASLAHADDSPGDAAVLPALNITAAHDSPQHLTDAISAGALGTRRQLDTPFSTTIVTSEELEARQPYKLGDVFANDASVSDNSGAYSAWASYMTVRGMPLDWQNGYKIDGLPFVTYGITMPYEQLERVELLKGLGGFLYGFVTPGGVVNYVTKQPGAESVRSIDVGYRSTNVWTEHVDLGQRFGPNSMFGARLNATHEEGKTYNDGNIRRDSVSLALQANLTRDLSVNFGALYQERRTTGQTPSIFTGSYPGGALPATISGGTTNLGGKDQYLNTNLQLYTAGLQYQLAPDWQLDVVYSYSKATRRRNESTLYLQDAAGNYTDSRYVGMEDHRFSQWRAMVEGKLRTGPFSHQVVLGASWQKQANDYSADSVFVPLGTGNLYAPNPYRYESPHGFVQYRTSEIVQKSLFASDTVQLTDRWSVLAGVRYMNYEQRSFQPGGTEDPGYRQNGVVTPTFAVMFKLAPTTTAYASYAESLEPGSRVNDVYANAGQVLKPLRSKQYELGIKSEHARWSAMAALFRIERSAEYANTANVYVQDGESVIQGIEFGTRAKFGARWSAGVDAMLLDAWYANGIGNNGNRVAGAPRFVLAGDVGYAVPGIPGLTLGVDAKLTGATPLRAAGGLDAPGFLVVNAGARYLARAGRHDVTLRASIDNVLNRRYWEYQYADYVKPGDPRTVSLSAKIDF, from the coding sequence ATGATTGCCAGCCTTGCTCGCCCTCCTGTCCCGCCGCGCCGCCTGGCCGCCGTCTTCGCCTGCTTCGCGGCGTCGCTCGCGCACGCGGACGATTCGCCCGGTGACGCCGCGGTGCTGCCCGCCCTGAACATCACGGCCGCGCACGACTCGCCGCAGCACCTGACCGACGCGATCTCGGCTGGCGCGCTCGGCACGCGACGCCAGCTCGACACGCCGTTTTCGACGACGATCGTCACATCGGAAGAACTCGAGGCGCGCCAGCCGTACAAGCTCGGCGACGTGTTCGCGAACGACGCATCGGTGTCCGACAACAGCGGCGCATACAGCGCGTGGGCCAGCTACATGACCGTGCGCGGCATGCCGCTCGACTGGCAGAACGGCTACAAGATCGACGGGCTGCCGTTCGTCACGTACGGGATCACGATGCCGTACGAGCAGCTCGAGCGCGTCGAGCTGCTGAAGGGGCTCGGCGGTTTCCTGTATGGCTTCGTGACGCCCGGCGGCGTCGTGAACTACGTGACGAAGCAGCCGGGCGCCGAATCCGTGCGCAGCATCGACGTGGGCTACCGGAGCACCAATGTGTGGACCGAACACGTCGATCTCGGCCAGCGCTTCGGGCCGAACAGCATGTTCGGCGCGCGGCTGAACGCGACGCACGAGGAAGGCAAGACGTACAACGACGGCAACATCCGCCGCGACAGCGTGTCGCTCGCGCTGCAGGCCAACCTGACGCGCGACCTGTCGGTGAATTTCGGGGCGCTTTACCAGGAGCGCCGCACGACGGGTCAGACGCCGTCGATCTTCACCGGCAGCTACCCGGGCGGCGCGCTGCCCGCGACGATCAGCGGTGGCACGACGAACCTCGGCGGCAAGGACCAGTACCTGAACACGAACCTGCAGCTCTACACGGCCGGGCTGCAATACCAGCTCGCGCCCGACTGGCAGCTCGACGTCGTGTACAGCTACAGCAAGGCGACGCGCCGCCGCAACGAAAGCACGCTGTACCTGCAGGATGCGGCCGGCAACTACACCGACAGCCGCTACGTCGGGATGGAGGATCACCGCTTCAGCCAGTGGCGCGCGATGGTCGAGGGCAAGTTGCGCACGGGCCCGTTCAGCCATCAGGTCGTGCTCGGCGCGTCGTGGCAGAAGCAGGCGAACGACTATTCGGCGGACAGCGTGTTCGTGCCGCTCGGCACGGGCAACCTTTATGCGCCGAATCCGTACCGCTACGAGAGCCCGCACGGCTTCGTCCAGTACCGCACGAGCGAGATCGTGCAGAAATCGCTGTTCGCGAGCGACACCGTGCAGCTCACCGATCGCTGGTCGGTGCTCGCGGGCGTGCGCTACATGAACTACGAGCAGCGCTCGTTTCAGCCGGGCGGCACTGAGGACCCCGGCTATCGGCAAAACGGCGTCGTGACGCCGACGTTCGCGGTGATGTTCAAGCTCGCGCCGACGACCACCGCGTACGCGAGCTACGCCGAATCGCTCGAACCCGGCAGCCGCGTGAACGATGTCTACGCAAACGCGGGGCAGGTGCTCAAGCCGCTGCGCAGCAAGCAGTACGAGCTCGGGATCAAGAGCGAGCACGCGCGCTGGAGCGCGATGGCGGCGCTGTTCCGCATCGAGCGCAGTGCCGAATATGCAAATACAGCGAACGTCTACGTGCAAGACGGCGAATCGGTGATCCAGGGGATCGAGTTCGGCACGCGCGCGAAATTCGGCGCGCGCTGGAGCGCGGGCGTCGACGCGATGCTGCTCGACGCGTGGTACGCGAACGGAATCGGCAACAACGGCAACCGCGTCGCGGGCGCGCCGCGCTTCGTGCTCGCCGGCGACGTCGGTTATGCGGTGCCGGGCATACCGGGGCTGACGCTCGGCGTCGACGCGAAACTCACCGGCGCAACGCCGCTGCGCGCGGCCGGCGGCCTCGACGCGCCGGGCTTTCTGGTCGTCAATGCGGGCGCGCGCTACCTGGCGCGGGCCGGCCGCCACGACGTGACGTTGCGCGCATCGATCGACAACGTGCTGAACCGCCGTTACTGGGAATACCAGTACGCGGACTATGTGAAGCCGGGCGACCCGCGCACGGTGAGCCTGAGCGCGAAAATCGATTTCTGA